Proteins from a genomic interval of Lelliottia amnigena:
- the livH_1 gene encoding inner-membrane translocator produces MLGAYCTWMVQQAMAQFAPQWLALYPIVALPVAFLVTAGVGMALERSVIRHLYGRPLETLLATWGISLMIIQLVRMTFGAQNLEVANPAWLSGGVQVFANLILPWNRIAVLVFVLLVLFFTWLILNKTRLGLNVRGVTQNRNMAACCGVPTGRVDMLAFGLGSGIAGLGGVALSQLGNVGPELGQGYIIDSFLVVVLGGVGQLAGSVAAAFGLGIFNKILEPQMGAVLGKIVILVAIILFIQKRPQGLFALKGRVTD; encoded by the coding sequence ATGCTCGGCGCATATTGTACCTGGATGGTTCAGCAGGCGATGGCGCAATTCGCGCCTCAGTGGCTGGCGCTGTACCCGATCGTCGCACTGCCGGTAGCGTTTTTAGTGACTGCGGGCGTTGGCATGGCGCTGGAGCGCAGCGTGATCCGCCATCTGTATGGCCGTCCGCTGGAGACGTTGCTCGCCACCTGGGGGATCAGCCTGATGATTATCCAACTGGTGCGGATGACCTTTGGCGCGCAAAACCTGGAAGTAGCGAACCCGGCCTGGCTGTCCGGCGGTGTGCAGGTTTTTGCCAACCTGATCCTGCCGTGGAACCGAATTGCGGTGCTGGTTTTTGTCCTGCTGGTGCTGTTCTTTACCTGGTTGATTCTGAACAAAACCCGACTGGGGCTGAACGTGCGGGGGGTGACGCAAAACCGCAATATGGCCGCGTGCTGCGGCGTGCCGACAGGGCGTGTCGATATGCTGGCGTTCGGCCTCGGATCGGGCATTGCTGGTTTGGGTGGCGTAGCGCTCTCGCAGCTCGGCAACGTCGGGCCGGAGCTGGGACAAGGCTATATTATTGACTCCTTCCTGGTGGTGGTGCTCGGCGGCGTCGGGCAACTGGCAGGCAGCGTAGCCGCGGCGTTTGGTCTGGGCATTTTCAACAAAATTCTCGAACCGCAAATGGGTGCGGTACTGGGGAAAATCGTGATTCTGGTGGCGATTATTCTGTTCATTCAGAAACGTCCGCAGGGATTGTTTGCGCTTAAAGGGAGGGTGACAGACTGA
- a CDS encoding inner-membrane translocator, with amino-acid sequence MSQPLTLTLARKAPRITQLVGSLILAILLVLPFLALLPSSHPLALSTWMLTLVGKILCYAIVAVALDLVWGYAGMLSLGHGIFFALGGYAMGMYLMRQASGEGLPAFMSFLSWSELPWFWWGTQHFAWALVLIVMIPGLLALIFGWFAFRSKIKGVYFSIMTQALTYAGMLLFFRNETGFGGNNGFTGFTTLLGFPVTATTTRIALFLATVALLAASLAIGFWLAKSKFGRILTAVRDAENRLTFCGYDPRGF; translated from the coding sequence ATGAGCCAGCCACTGACCTTAACGCTGGCGCGTAAAGCGCCGCGAATAACACAACTTGTTGGCAGCTTGATTCTCGCCATTCTGCTGGTGCTGCCGTTTCTGGCGCTGTTACCCAGCAGCCATCCGCTGGCCCTGTCCACCTGGATGCTGACGCTGGTCGGCAAAATCCTCTGCTATGCCATCGTCGCCGTGGCGCTTGATCTGGTCTGGGGCTACGCCGGAATGCTGTCGCTGGGACACGGGATTTTCTTTGCCCTGGGCGGCTACGCGATGGGCATGTATCTGATGCGTCAGGCGTCAGGCGAGGGATTACCGGCGTTTATGTCGTTCCTTTCCTGGAGCGAACTGCCGTGGTTCTGGTGGGGAACCCAGCATTTTGCCTGGGCACTGGTGCTCATTGTGATGATCCCCGGCCTGCTGGCGCTGATTTTTGGCTGGTTTGCGTTTCGCTCAAAAATCAAAGGGGTCTATTTCTCGATCATGACTCAGGCGCTGACCTACGCGGGGATGCTGCTGTTCTTTCGTAATGAAACCGGATTTGGCGGGAACAACGGTTTCACCGGTTTTACCACGCTGCTGGGATTCCCGGTGACGGCAACGACCACGCGGATTGCGCTGTTTCTGGCGACGGTCGCGCTGCTGGCAGCCTCGCTGGCTATCGGATTCTGGCTGGCGAAAAGCAAATTTGGCCGCATTCTTACCGCCGTGCGCGATGCGGAAAACCGTCTGACATTTTGTGGCTACGATCCCCGTGGTTTTTAA
- a CDS encoding inner-membrane translocator — protein sequence MVFKLLVWTLSAVLCGLAGALYVPQVGIINPGEMSPTNSIEAAIWVALGGRGTLVGPVIGAALVNGAKSYFTVAMPEYWQLFLGGIFIAVTLFLPRGVYGLLRKGEK from the coding sequence GTGGTTTTTAAGCTGCTGGTCTGGACGCTTTCCGCGGTGCTGTGCGGGTTGGCGGGGGCGCTGTACGTCCCGCAGGTCGGCATCATCAACCCGGGTGAAATGTCGCCAACCAATTCCATTGAGGCCGCAATTTGGGTGGCACTTGGCGGGCGCGGGACGTTAGTTGGGCCGGTGATTGGCGCGGCGCTGGTTAACGGCGCGAAAAGCTATTTTACCGTTGCCATGCCGGAATACTGGCAGCTGTTTTTGGGCGGGATTTTTATCGCCGTCACGCTGTTCTTACCGCGTGGTGTCTACGGATTATTGCGTAAGGGAGAGAAATAA
- the ecfA1_1 gene encoding ABC transporter — MQPTDELFTRQLPGDRFREQTDPVLQLESINVNFDGFQALTDLSLNIGVGELRCVIGPNGAGKTTLMDVITGKTRPQSGRAIYDQSIDLTGLDPAAIARQGIGRKFQKPTVFEALTVWENLELAMKGDKSVWASLRARLTSEQSDRINDMLTLLRLSSERDRSAGLLSHGQKQFLEIGMLLVQDPHLLLLDEPAAGMTDAETEYSAELFRTLAGKHSLMVVEHDMGFVETIADHVTVLHQGRVLAEGSLREVQANEQVIEVYLGR, encoded by the coding sequence ATGCAGCCAACCGACGAACTTTTTACCCGTCAACTCCCGGGCGACCGCTTTCGTGAGCAAACCGATCCTGTGCTGCAGCTTGAGTCGATAAACGTCAATTTTGACGGTTTCCAGGCGTTGACCGATCTGTCGCTAAACATCGGCGTGGGGGAATTACGCTGCGTGATTGGCCCTAATGGTGCCGGAAAAACCACGCTGATGGACGTGATCACCGGTAAAACGCGCCCGCAGAGTGGGCGGGCGATTTACGATCAGTCGATTGATTTAACCGGACTCGATCCCGCCGCGATTGCGCGACAGGGCATTGGGCGTAAGTTCCAGAAACCGACGGTATTTGAAGCGCTGACGGTCTGGGAAAATCTTGAGCTGGCAATGAAAGGCGACAAATCCGTGTGGGCCAGCCTGCGCGCCAGGCTCACCTCAGAGCAGAGCGACCGCATCAACGACATGCTTACGCTGCTGCGCCTGAGCTCCGAGCGGGATCGCAGCGCGGGATTACTGTCTCACGGGCAAAAACAGTTCCTGGAAATCGGCATGCTGCTGGTGCAGGACCCCCATTTGTTATTGCTCGATGAACCCGCAGCCGGCATGACGGACGCTGAAACGGAGTATTCGGCAGAGCTTTTTCGCACCCTGGCGGGCAAACATTCGCTGATGGTGGTGGAACACGATATGGGATTTGTTGAAACCATCGCCGATCACGTCACCGTTCTGCATCAGGGGCGCGTGCTGGCGGAGGGATCTTTGCGTGAAGTGCAGGCCAACGAACAGGTTATCGAAGTCTATCTGGGACGGTAA
- the ecfA1_2 gene encoding ABC transporter, translating to MLQVNELNQYYSGSHILRGVSFEAPNGEVTCLLGRNGVGKTTLLKCLMGLVPARSGEIIWQGKKLPTLNRIIACSPVWRMCRRGARFFRV from the coding sequence ATGCTACAGGTTAACGAACTGAATCAGTATTACAGCGGCAGCCATATTTTGCGCGGTGTGAGCTTTGAAGCCCCAAACGGTGAGGTGACATGTCTGCTGGGGCGCAACGGCGTGGGAAAAACGACGCTGTTAAAATGCCTGATGGGGTTAGTGCCTGCGCGCAGCGGGGAGATCATCTGGCAGGGCAAAAAATTACCTACGCTAAACCGCATCATCGCGTGCAGTCCGGTGTGGCGTATGTGCCGCAGGGGCGCGAGATTTTTCCGCGTCTGA
- the livF_2 gene encoding ABC transporter produces MQSGVAYVPQGREIFPRLTVEENLLLGLSRFPAREAKSVPEDIWQLFPVLKEMKHRRGGDLSGGQQQQLAIGRALASRPQLLILDEPTEGIQPSVIKEIGVVIRQLASRGDMAILLVEQFYDFAADLADNYLLMSRGSIIQRGRGEDMEQEGVRGLVAI; encoded by the coding sequence GTGCAGTCCGGTGTGGCGTATGTGCCGCAGGGGCGCGAGATTTTTCCGCGTCTGACGGTCGAAGAAAATCTGCTCTTGGGACTGTCGCGCTTTCCTGCTCGCGAGGCGAAAAGCGTGCCGGAGGATATCTGGCAACTGTTTCCTGTTTTAAAAGAGATGAAGCACCGCCGTGGCGGCGATCTTTCGGGTGGGCAGCAGCAACAGCTGGCGATTGGCCGCGCGCTGGCGAGTCGTCCGCAGCTGTTAATCCTGGATGAGCCGACGGAAGGGATCCAGCCCTCGGTGATAAAAGAGATTGGCGTGGTTATCCGTCAGCTCGCCAGCCGGGGTGATATGGCGATTTTGCTTGTGGAACAGTTTTATGATTTTGCTGCGGACCTGGCGGATAACTATTTGCTCATGTCGCGCGGGAGCATTATTCAGCGTGGCCGCGGTGAAGATATGGAGCAAGAGGGCGTTCGCGGGCTGGTGGCGATCTAA
- the yodA gene encoding metal-binding protein YodA: MAAQIGKIAMTLGALLVSGQLFAHSHGHQMTEAEEKAANGVFEDKDVKDRKLSDWDGVWQSVYPFLLDGSLDPVFKKKAESDPSKTFAEVKAYYRKGYATDVETIGIENNVMEFHTGKTVASCRYDYSGYKILTYASGKKGVRYLFECKDAGSKAPKFVQFSDHTISPRQSSHFHLFMGNTSHEALLKEMDNWPTYYPNEMYKNQVVDEMLHH; encoded by the coding sequence TTGGCTGCACAGATTGGAAAAATTGCAATGACGCTGGGGGCGCTACTGGTGAGCGGGCAACTGTTTGCCCATTCGCACGGGCATCAAATGACCGAGGCGGAAGAGAAAGCCGCGAACGGTGTTTTTGAGGATAAAGACGTTAAAGACCGTAAATTATCCGACTGGGACGGCGTCTGGCAGTCGGTTTATCCTTTCCTGCTTGATGGCTCGCTGGATCCGGTTTTCAAAAAGAAAGCAGAAAGCGATCCCAGCAAAACGTTTGCCGAGGTGAAAGCGTATTACCGCAAGGGATACGCCACGGATGTGGAAACCATTGGGATTGAAAATAATGTGATGGAATTCCATACCGGCAAAACGGTAGCGAGCTGCCGCTACGATTACAGCGGATATAAAATTCTGACGTACGCGTCAGGCAAAAAAGGCGTGCGCTATCTGTTTGAATGTAAAGACGCCGGCTCTAAAGCACCAAAATTCGTGCAGTTCAGCGACCATACAATTAGCCCGCGTCAGTCTTCGCACTTCCATCTCTTTATGGGCAACACCTCGCACGAGGCGTTGCTGAAAGAGATGGATAACTGGCCGACGTATTACCCCAATGAGATGTATAAAAATCAGGTTGTGGACGAAATGCTGCACCACTAA
- a CDS encoding MFS-type transporter YdeE has product MKPSLRRSTAALLASSLLLTIGRGATLPFMTIYLTRVYNMSVENIGYALTIALTIGVVFSMGFGILADKFDKKRYMLISILAFIAGFVAIPLVHNVTLVVVFFALINCAYSVFSTVLKAWFSDVLTSSEKARVFSLNYSFLNIGWTIGPPIGTLLVMYSLQLPFWLAAFCAALPLVFIQFYVQKSVAADAEHAPVPWQPSVLLRDKALFWYTLSGLLASYVGGSFASCISQYVLAADYDSDFAQNVVAVVLPVNAAVVVSLQYLIGRRITASNIRPLMALGTLFFVLGLGGFMLSGSNLIYWGIAAAVFTVGEIIYAPGEYMLIDNIAPPGMKASYFSAQALGWLGAAANPMITGIILTHLPHWSLFAVMMAAIVIAWLMILRGMRVKAWQEEPKTA; this is encoded by the coding sequence ATGAAACCATCTCTCAGGCGCTCAACCGCAGCGCTGCTGGCGTCGTCATTATTATTAACAATCGGTCGTGGTGCGACGCTCCCGTTTATGACCATCTACCTCACCCGTGTCTACAACATGAGCGTTGAGAATATCGGTTATGCCCTGACGATCGCGCTGACTATTGGCGTGGTTTTCAGCATGGGGTTTGGCATCCTCGCGGATAAGTTTGATAAAAAACGCTATATGCTGATATCGATTCTGGCGTTTATCGCCGGGTTTGTGGCTATTCCGCTGGTGCATAACGTCACGCTGGTCGTCGTGTTCTTTGCCCTGATTAACTGTGCCTATTCCGTGTTCTCCACGGTGCTAAAAGCCTGGTTCTCCGATGTGCTCACGTCGTCCGAGAAAGCGCGCGTATTTTCGCTTAACTACAGTTTCCTGAATATTGGCTGGACGATTGGTCCGCCGATAGGCACGTTGCTGGTGATGTACAGCTTGCAATTACCGTTCTGGCTGGCGGCGTTCTGTGCCGCGCTGCCGCTGGTATTTATTCAGTTCTATGTGCAAAAGAGCGTCGCTGCCGATGCCGAACACGCCCCTGTACCGTGGCAACCGTCGGTACTTCTGCGTGACAAAGCGTTGTTCTGGTATACGCTCTCCGGGCTTCTGGCCTCTTACGTCGGGGGATCTTTCGCCAGCTGTATTTCCCAGTACGTCCTCGCAGCCGATTACGACAGTGATTTTGCGCAAAACGTGGTTGCCGTTGTGCTCCCGGTGAATGCCGCCGTGGTGGTGTCACTGCAATACCTCATTGGACGCAGAATCACGGCCAGCAATATTCGCCCTTTGATGGCGCTCGGCACGCTGTTTTTTGTGCTGGGACTGGGCGGATTTATGCTCTCCGGCAGCAATTTGATCTACTGGGGAATAGCCGCCGCGGTCTTTACCGTGGGGGAAATTATCTATGCACCGGGCGAATACATGCTGATCGATAACATCGCCCCGCCGGGGATGAAAGCCAGCTATTTTTCCGCGCAAGCGCTGGGGTGGCTCGGTGCCGCAGCGAACCCAATGATCACCGGTATTATTCTGACTCATTTGCCGCACTGGTCATTATTTGCGGTGATGATGGCGGCGATTGTGATTGCGTGGCTGATGATTTTGCGTGGAATGCGCGTGAAAGCGTGGCAGGAAGAGCCGAAAACAGCGTAA
- the eamA gene encoding O-acetylserine/cysteine export protein, which yields MTRKDGLLALLVVVVWGLNFVVIKLGLHNMPPLMLAGLRFLLVAVPALFFVARPKIPFRLLLGYGLTISFGQFAFLFCAIKFGMPAGLASLVLQAQAFFTIILGAFVFGERLQGKQLAGITVAVFGVLILAEASLNGQHVALLGFMLTLAAGLSWACGNIFNKLIMQHDARPAVMSLVVWSALIPVVPFMIASLIFDGAAVMLKSLVEIDLTTILSLVYLAFVATIVGYGIWGTLLGRYETWRVAPLSLLVPVVGLASAAVLLDEKLTVLQLLGAALIMAGLYINVFGLRLRRATRIKG from the coding sequence ATGACGCGTAAAGACGGGCTGCTGGCGTTGCTGGTGGTCGTGGTATGGGGCCTGAATTTTGTGGTCATTAAGTTAGGTTTGCATAACATGCCTCCGCTGATGCTGGCCGGTTTACGCTTTTTGCTGGTCGCAGTTCCCGCATTATTCTTCGTTGCGCGGCCTAAAATCCCGTTTCGCCTGCTGCTCGGTTACGGTCTGACCATCAGCTTTGGGCAGTTCGCCTTTCTGTTTTGCGCCATTAAATTTGGCATGCCTGCGGGGCTGGCATCACTGGTTCTCCAGGCTCAGGCGTTTTTCACCATCATTCTTGGCGCGTTTGTCTTTGGTGAGCGCCTGCAGGGCAAACAGCTGGCGGGGATCACCGTCGCGGTGTTTGGCGTGCTGATTTTGGCGGAGGCCAGTCTGAATGGGCAACACGTCGCGCTGCTGGGTTTTATGCTGACGCTGGCGGCGGGACTGAGCTGGGCATGTGGGAATATCTTCAACAAACTCATCATGCAGCATGACGCGCGTCCGGCGGTGATGTCGCTGGTGGTCTGGAGCGCGTTGATTCCGGTTGTCCCGTTTATGATCGCCTCACTCATTTTTGACGGCGCTGCGGTCATGCTCAAAAGTCTGGTTGAGATCGATCTCACGACGATTTTGTCGCTGGTTTATCTGGCGTTCGTCGCCACGATTGTGGGGTACGGGATCTGGGGAACCTTGCTGGGACGCTACGAAACCTGGCGCGTCGCGCCGTTGTCTCTGCTGGTTCCGGTCGTCGGGCTGGCAAGCGCGGCTGTTCTGCTGGACGAGAAACTCACGGTGTTACAGCTGCTGGGTGCCGCGCTGATCATGGCAGGGTTGTATATCAATGTGTTTGGTTTGCGGTTGCGCCGTGCGACGCGAATCAAGGGATGA
- the marB gene encoding multiple antibiotic resistance protein marB has product MKTIASAALTLLVLVSGQTFAEQTTHANQQNSRTAIVLPTAHEQSPFDFNHMGAGSDKSDELGVPYYNQR; this is encoded by the coding sequence ATGAAAACTATCGCCTCCGCCGCCCTCACCTTACTGGTGCTGGTCTCCGGCCAGACTTTTGCGGAGCAAACCACTCACGCTAACCAGCAGAACAGTCGCACAGCGATAGTTCTGCCAACCGCACACGAACAATCGCCTTTTGATTTTAATCATATGGGTGCGGGTAGCGACAAATCCGACGAATTAGGCGTGCCGTATTACAACCAGCGCTAA
- the marA_1 gene encoding multiple antibiotic resistance protein marA — MSRRNNDAITIHSILDWIEDNLESPLSLEKVSERSGYSKWHLQRMFKKETGHSLGQYIRSRKLTEIAQKLKESNEPILYLAERYGFESQQTLTRTFKNYFDVPPHKYRITSMPGESRYLLPLTNCHC; from the coding sequence ATGTCCAGACGCAATAATGACGCCATCACTATTCATAGCATTTTGGACTGGATTGAAGATAACCTGGAATCGCCGCTCTCACTGGAAAAGGTGTCCGAGCGTTCAGGTTACTCAAAATGGCACCTGCAACGGATGTTCAAAAAAGAGACCGGTCATTCATTAGGTCAATACATTCGCAGCCGCAAGCTGACGGAAATTGCTCAGAAACTGAAAGAGAGCAACGAACCGATCCTGTATCTGGCGGAACGCTATGGTTTTGAATCGCAACAGACCCTGACCCGCACGTTCAAGAACTATTTCGACGTGCCACCGCACAAGTATCGCATCACCAGTATGCCTGGTGAGTCCCGATACCTGCTACCGCTAACGAACTGTCATTGCTAA
- the marR gene encoding multiple antibiotic resistance protein marR, whose protein sequence is MKSTSDLFNEIIPLGRLIHMVNQKKDRLLNDYLSPMDITATQFKVLCSIRCEVCITPVELKKVLSVDLGALTRMLDRLVCKGWIERRPNPNDKRGVLVQLTCEGAAVCEKCHELVGQTLHQELTKNLTADEVLTLEHLLKKILP, encoded by the coding sequence GTGAAAAGCACCAGTGATCTCTTCAACGAAATTATTCCACTGGGCCGTCTTATTCATATGGTTAACCAGAAAAAAGATCGCCTGCTCAACGACTATCTGTCTCCGATGGATATCACCGCGACACAATTCAAAGTGTTGTGCTCCATTCGCTGCGAGGTGTGTATCACGCCTGTTGAGCTGAAAAAAGTGCTCTCGGTCGATCTGGGTGCGCTGACGCGCATGCTCGATCGTCTCGTCTGCAAGGGATGGATTGAAAGGCGACCGAACCCAAATGACAAGCGCGGCGTGCTGGTGCAACTCACCTGCGAAGGCGCGGCCGTGTGCGAAAAATGTCATGAGCTAGTAGGACAAACACTGCATCAGGAACTAACAAAAAACTTAACGGCGGATGAAGTGCTGACGCTTGAACATTTGCTCAAGAAAATCCTGCCGTAA
- the marC_1 gene encoding multiple drug resistance protein MarC, whose translation MVELIQAIGLGLVVLLPLANPLTTVALFLGLAGNMNSAERNHQALMASVYVFIIMMVAYYAGQLVMNTFGISIPGLRIAGGLIVAFIGFRMLFPPHKPHESPEAKSKSEQLEDEPSANIAFVPLAMPSTAGPGTIAMIISSASTVRDGSTFSEWVVMVAPPLIFALIGVILWGSLRSSGAIMRWVGKGGIEAISRLMGFLLVCMGVQFIINGVLEIIKNYH comes from the coding sequence ATGGTGGAATTAATTCAGGCAATAGGTCTTGGGCTGGTGGTGTTGTTGCCGCTGGCGAACCCGTTAACGACCGTCGCGCTGTTTTTAGGTCTTGCGGGTAACATGAACAGTGCCGAACGTAATCATCAGGCGCTGATGGCCTCGGTGTACGTTTTTATCATCATGATGGTGGCTTATTACGCCGGACAGCTGGTGATGAATACGTTTGGCATTTCGATTCCTGGGCTGCGAATTGCGGGGGGGCTTATCGTCGCGTTTATCGGTTTCCGGATGCTTTTCCCGCCTCATAAACCGCATGAATCACCTGAAGCCAAAAGCAAGTCGGAACAGTTGGAAGATGAGCCTTCGGCCAATATCGCGTTTGTGCCTTTAGCGATGCCCAGCACGGCAGGGCCGGGAACGATAGCGATGATCATCAGCTCCGCCTCAACGGTGCGTGATGGCTCGACGTTCTCCGAGTGGGTAGTAATGGTTGCACCGCCGCTCATTTTCGCGCTGATTGGCGTCATTCTGTGGGGCAGTTTACGCAGCTCAGGCGCGATCATGCGCTGGGTTGGCAAAGGGGGCATCGAAGCGATTTCGCGTTTGATGGGCTTCCTGCTGGTCTGCATGGGTGTGCAGTTTATTATTAACGGCGTGCTGGAAATTATTAAAAACTACCATTAA
- the sotB gene encoding sugar efflux transporter — protein sequence MRFIPMTTNTVSRKVAWLRVVTLAIAAFIFNTTEFVPVGLLSDIAHSFQMETAQVGIMLTIYAWVVALMSLPFMLLTSQMERRKLLIGLFMLFIASHVLSFLAWNFTVLVISRIGIAFAHAIFWSITASLAIRLAPAGKRAQALSLLATGTALAMVLGLPLGRIVGQYFGWRTTFFAIGLGALITLLCLIKLLPKLPSEHSGSLKSLPLLFRRPALMSIYLLTVVVVTAHYTAYSYIEPFVQVVAGFSANVATVLLLILGGAGIIGSVLFGKLGNKHASLLVSSAIGLLLACLLLLMPAAQSESHLAILSIFWGVAIMIIGLGMQVKVLALAPDATDVAMSLFSGIFNIGIGAGALVGNQISLHLSMSAIGYLGAIPALAAFIWSILIFRKWPVALEEQPHHG from the coding sequence ATGCGTTTTATTCCTATGACAACAAACACGGTTTCCCGCAAGGTCGCGTGGCTACGTGTGGTCACGCTGGCCATTGCCGCCTTTATTTTTAATACCACTGAATTTGTCCCGGTTGGCCTGCTGTCTGACATTGCCCACAGTTTCCAGATGGAAACGGCGCAGGTTGGCATCATGCTGACGATTTACGCGTGGGTCGTGGCGCTGATGTCATTGCCCTTTATGCTGCTGACCAGCCAGATGGAACGCCGCAAACTGCTGATCGGGCTGTTTATGTTGTTTATCGCCAGCCACGTGCTTTCCTTCCTGGCGTGGAACTTTACCGTGCTGGTGATAAGCCGCATTGGCATTGCCTTTGCGCACGCGATTTTCTGGTCGATTACCGCCTCGCTCGCCATACGTCTGGCGCCTGCCGGTAAACGTGCACAGGCGCTCAGTCTGCTGGCGACCGGTACGGCGCTGGCGATGGTGTTGGGTCTGCCGTTGGGTCGAATCGTCGGGCAATATTTTGGCTGGCGCACCACGTTCTTCGCGATCGGCCTGGGCGCGCTGATCACCCTGCTGTGTTTGATCAAGCTGCTGCCAAAACTGCCGAGTGAACATTCTGGCTCGTTGAAAAGTCTGCCGCTGCTGTTCCGTCGCCCGGCGCTGATGAGCATTTATCTGCTGACCGTGGTAGTCGTGACCGCCCATTACACGGCCTACAGCTACATCGAACCCTTTGTGCAGGTGGTGGCAGGCTTTAGCGCTAACGTCGCCACGGTATTGCTGTTGATTCTGGGCGGCGCGGGGATTATCGGCAGCGTGCTGTTCGGGAAACTCGGGAATAAACACGCTTCTCTGCTGGTCAGCAGCGCCATTGGCCTGCTGCTGGCGTGCCTGTTGCTGTTGATGCCCGCCGCGCAAAGCGAAAGCCATCTGGCCATCCTGAGCATTTTCTGGGGCGTGGCGATCATGATTATCGGCCTGGGTATGCAGGTCAAAGTGCTGGCGCTGGCACCTGATGCAACGGATGTGGCGATGTCACTCTTTTCGGGGATATTCAATATTGGTATCGGCGCAGGCGCGCTCGTCGGAAATCAAATCAGCCTTCACCTGTCGATGTCGGCGATTGGATATTTGGGTGCCATTCCTGCCCTGGCGGCGTTTATCTGGTCGATTCTGATATTCCGCAAATGGCCAGTGGCGCTCGAAGAGCAGCCGCATCACGGATAA
- the yddE gene encoding PhzF family phenazine biosynthesis protein, with protein sequence MQEIEFYLVDAFSDKSFGGNAAAVCPLEEWLPDETLLKMAQQHNQSETAFFVRTDEGFALRWFTTQYEINLCGHATLAAAHVIFEYLDYPQTEIVFSTRFVGNLTVKRNGDWLTLNFPAWESETVENPPALLFSALGISSAKEVRAGRDYMVVLENQQQVESLTPDIAAMLPLEKMVCVTAPGDEYDFVSRFFCPGEGVPEDPVTGSTHSMLIPYWSAKLGKTQMRARQVSARGGDLRCELQGDRVLIAGQATLYMKGKIFLRQASVLG encoded by the coding sequence ATGCAGGAAATTGAATTTTATCTGGTTGATGCATTCAGCGATAAATCCTTTGGCGGCAATGCGGCAGCGGTCTGTCCGCTTGAAGAGTGGCTGCCTGACGAGACGCTGCTGAAGATGGCGCAGCAGCACAACCAGTCAGAAACTGCGTTTTTTGTTCGCACCGACGAGGGCTTTGCGCTGCGCTGGTTCACCACGCAGTATGAAATTAACCTGTGCGGACATGCCACGCTGGCGGCGGCGCATGTGATTTTTGAGTATCTCGATTATCCGCAGACCGAAATCGTCTTTTCAACGCGTTTTGTCGGCAATCTCACCGTTAAGCGCAACGGCGACTGGCTGACGCTGAATTTCCCGGCGTGGGAAAGCGAGACGGTGGAGAATCCGCCCGCACTGCTCTTCAGCGCGCTCGGTATTTCCAGCGCAAAAGAGGTCCGCGCGGGTCGCGATTACATGGTCGTGCTGGAGAACCAACAGCAGGTAGAGTCTTTAACGCCCGATATCGCGGCGATGCTCCCGCTGGAGAAAATGGTCTGCGTGACAGCACCCGGCGATGAGTATGATTTTGTCAGCCGCTTTTTCTGTCCGGGAGAAGGCGTGCCGGAAGATCCCGTCACCGGGTCAACGCACAGCATGCTGATCCCCTACTGGAGTGCGAAACTGGGCAAAACGCAGATGCGCGCACGCCAGGTCTCTGCTCGTGGCGGGGATCTGCGCTGTGAATTACAGGGTGACCGCGTGCTGATTGCCGGTCAGGCCACGCTGTATATGAAAGGCAAAATCTTCCTGCGTCAGGCGTCCGTTCTAGGGTAA